The Streptomyces sp. NBC_00569 genomic sequence CATCTCCGGGGCCGGCGAGGCCGGCCCGGTCCGGACGAGAGGCCCTAGCCCGGGAGCAGGGAGCTGGCCGGTCCGACCAGGGGGAGGTCGGCGAGGGCGCCGCCCCTGGCCACGGGACCGGTCGCGGCGGCCGTGGTCACCGGCTTGAAGTCGGCGACCTGGGTGCCGACCACGTTGTCGAGCGGATCGACCCCGGTACCGGAGAGCGGGTTGAGCTTCAGGTGCTTGACCGGGGCGAGACCCCCGTTCGCGGCGGTCGTGAGCGCCCCCGCCACCGCTCCCCCGGCCGCCGCCGTGTCGAGGTCGCCGACCGGCGAGGCGAGCGGCGCGGAGGCGGGCTCCGCAGCGCCGGCGCTCACCGCACCCCCGCCGAGCGCCGCCCCCGCGGCGGTGAGGGTGAGCCCCGCGCGCAGCACCGCACGCTGGGCCGCCGAGGACTTCTTCGCTGAGTGTCGTGCCATGAAGTGCCGCCCGTTTCCGGTACCGGCGGCCGGTTGGTCCGCCGCCGCAGATCGAGTAATCGTACGCGTACGCAGAGTAGTTGAGGCGCGGCTGTGCCACAAAGGCCGACCCGCAGGGTCCACCGGGGGCGGAGGATGCAGCACACTGGTGTCTCGTGAGTTCCCATCCCTCGATACCGACCCGGGTCGTCCTGCTGGCAGGCCCTTCCGGCTCCGGCAAGTCGTCGTTCGCGTCCCGCTCCGGGCTCCCCGTGCTGTGCCTGGACGACTTCTACAAGGAGAGCGACGATCCGACGCTGCCGCAGGTGCCGGGCAGCTCGGACATCGACTGGGACTCTCCCCGCTCCTGGGACACGGAGGTGGCCGTCGCCGCGATCGCGGAGCTGTGCCGCACGGGCCGCACCCGCGTTCCCGTCTACGACATCGCGACCAGCTCGCGGGTGGGCGAGGAGACGCTCGACATCGAGCGCACGCCGCTGTTCATCGCGGAGGGCATCTTCGCCGCGGACATCGTGGAGCGCTGCCGGGACCTCGGCCTGCTCGCCGACGCGCTGTGCCTGCGCGGCCGCCCGTCCACGACGTTCCGCCGCCGGCTCCTGCGGGACCTCAGGGAGGGCCGCAAGTCCGTGCCGTTCCTGCTGCGCCGCGGCTGGCGCCTGATGCGCGCGGAGCGCGGCATCGTGGCGCGCCAGACGGCGCTCGGCGCGCACGCGTGCGGCAAGGAGGAGGCACTCGGCCGCCTCGCCGCGGCCGCCGCGGGCCGTTGCGTGAAGGCCCGCGCCGAGGCGTGAGCGGCCCGCGCATCCCGTACGCATGAGAAACGGGACCGGAGAGACCCCCCGGCCCTCCGGTCCCGCTTCGTTCCCCCGTGAAGATCCCCCATGATCCCCCCGGTACCGCTCCCCCGTACCACCGTCGCGTCCCCCCGGAGCGACGGCCCGCCCCCTGCCTTCAGGCCACCAGCTCGCCGAAGGACTCCTCCAGGTCACGGCCGAAGCTGAGGACCTCGTCCTCGCGCAGCCGGCGCAGGGAGCGCCAGATGCTGGACTTCACCGTGCCGACACTGATGTCGAGGATGTCCGCGATCTCGGGGTCCGTACGACCCTCGTAGTAGCGCAGTACGAGCATCGTGCGCTGCGTTTCGGGGAGGCGGGCCAGGGCCTGCCAGAGAACCGCGCGCAGCTCCGTGCCGCGCATCGCGTCCGTGTCGCCCGCCGTCTCCGGCAGTTCCTCGGTCGGGTACTCGTTCAGCTTGCGGCGGCGCCACGCGCTGATGTGCAGATTGGTCATGGTGCGGCGGAGGTAGCCCCCGACCGCCGCCTTGTCGCTGATCCTGTCCCAGGCGCGGTACGTCGAGAAGAGGGCGCTCTGGAGCAGGTCCTCGGCCTCGAACCGGTCACCGGTCAGGTGGTAGGCGGTTGCGTACAGGGAGGCGCGGCGTTCCTGGACGTAGGCCGTGAACTCGGCCTCCGACAGGGACTTCTTCCGCTCCCCCGATTCCTCCCCGTACGCGGCTCCCCCGTCGGACACCGCCTGGTTCGCGTCAACCACCGTCATGTACGCGGTGTGCTGACGCCCGGTGCCGCGAGCGCACCCCCGCCCGCTCACGGCACCGGACAACTCGTGCTTCCCGGAACCGGGACTCCGCACGAGAGCGTCATGAAGACGTGTGACAACTGCGCCAGTGGTGGTGCTGTGCAGCGTGTTCATCTCGCGCCCCCCGTCGTGGAGTCTCGGTTTCCCGTGGCTCGTAAGGACTTGCGTCCTTGCGATGTCCAAAAGCTTGCCCGGGTCACTTCATGACGGTGTCCGTCGACTGTCACAGACCTGTCACAGGGCCCGGGCGTGTGCGAGTCGTGTGTGGATGGGGCCCGATGCCGCCTCATTACGAGCTTGGGAGCGCTCCAACGGTCGAACTTGAGCCGTGCCATGGGACAGAATGACGTCTGTGCCTTCCCTGTTGCTGATCGAGGACGACGACGCCATCCGAACGGCCCTGGAGCTCTCTCTTACGCGCCAGGGCCATCGGGTTGCCACCGCTGCCACCGGAGAGGACGGTCTGAAGCTGTTGCGTGAGCAGCGGCCGGACCTGATCGTGCTGGATGTGATGCTGCCCGGCATCGACGGGTTCGAGGTGTGCCGGCGTATCCGGCGCACGGACCAGTTGCCGATCATCCTGCTCACGGCGCGCAGCGACGACATCGATGTGGTGGTCGGGCTGGAGTCCGGCGCCGACGACTACGTCGTGAAACCGGTGCAGGGGCGGGTGCTCGACGCCCGGATCCGCGCGGTGCTCCGGCGGGGCGAGCGGGAGGCCAACGACGCGGCGTCGTTCGGCAGTCTCGTCATCGACCGGGCCGCGATGACGGTCACGAAGAACGGCGAGGACCTCCAACTGACGCCCACGGAGCTGCGATTGCTCCTCGAGCTGAGCCGCAGGCCGGGCCAGGCGCTGTCGCGGCAGCAGCTGCTGCGCCTGGTGTGGGAGCACGACTACCTCGGTGACTCGCGGCTCGTCGACGCGTGTGTGCAGCGGCTGCGCGCGAAGGTCGAGGACGTGCCGTCGTCGCCGACGCTGATCCGTACGGTGCGCGGGGTCGGATACCGGCTGGACACGCCTCAGTGAGTGATGCGCACGACCGGCTGCGGGGGTGGGCCGCGGCGAAGAAGGCGATACTCGCCGGCCTGCGCTTCACGAGCCTGCGGCTGCGGCTCGTCGTCGTCTTCGCCCTGGTGGCGCTGACCGCGGCGGTGTCGGCGTCGGGGATCGCGTACTGGCTGAACCGTGAGGCGGTGCTGACCCGGGCGCAGGACGCGGCGCTCAGCGACTTCCAGCAGGAGATGCAGAACCGCGCCGCGGCGCTGCCCGAGCATCCGACGCAGGGCGAGTTGCAGCATGCCGCGAACCTGATGGCGAGCAGCAGCCAGCACTTCAGTGTGCTGCTGATCAGCGACGACAAGGACGGCCGGCGGATCGCGGGCAACTCCGACCTGGACGCGATCACGCTGGACGAGGTGCCGCGTTCGCTGCGGGACGCGGTGAACAGGGAGCAGCCCCTCACGGACGGCAACAAGCACCCGTACCACCTGTACTGGCAGCGGATCGTCAGCAATGACACGCCGTATCTGGTCGGCGGGGCACGCGTGATCGACGGGGGGCCGACGGGCTACATGCTCAAGTCCCTGGAGCCGGAGGCGAAGGATCTCAACTCCCTTGCCTGGTCGCTCGGGATCGCGACGGCGCTCGCGCTGGTCGGTTCGGCGCTGCTCGCGCAGGCCGCGGCGACGACGGTGCTCAAGCCGGTGCACCGGCTCGGGCGGGCGGCCCGGCGGCTCGGGGAAGGGAAGCTGGACACGCGTCTGCGGGTGTCCGGTACGGATGAACTGGCCGATCTTTCCCGGACGTTCAACCGGACCGCGGAGAATCTGGAGAAGAAGGTCGCCGACATGAGTGCGCGCGAGGAGGCGTCGCGGCGCTTCGTCGCCGACATGTCGCACGAGCTGCGTACACCGCTGACCGCGATCACCGCGGTGACGGAGGTGCTCGAGGAGGAGCTCGACGCGGAGACCGGTTCGGTCGACCCGATGATCGAGCCGGCCGTGCGTCTCGTGGTGAGCGAGACGCGCCGGCTGAACGACCTGGTGGAGAACCTGATGGAGGTGACCCGCTTCGACGCCGGCACCGCCCGGCTCGTCCTCGACCACGTCGACATCGCCGACCAGATCACGGCCTGCATCGACGCCCGCGCCTGGCTCGACGCGGTGGACCTGGACGCGGAGCGCGGCATCATGGCCCGCATCGACCCGCGCCGCCTCGACGTCATCATGGCGAACCTGATCGGGAACGCGCTCAAGCACGGCGGCTCGCCGGTGCGGGTGTCCGTGCGGCTTGCGGACTCGGCGCTGGTGATCGAGGTGCGCGACCACGGGCCCGGCATCCCGCAGGACGTGCTCCCGCATGTCTTCGACCGGTTCTACAAGGCGAGCGCGTCGCGGCCGCGTTCGGAGGGCAGTGGGCTCGGGCTCTCGATCGCCCTGGAGAACGCGCACATCCACGGCGGCGAGATCACGGCCGCCAACTCCCCCGAGGGCGGCGCCGTGTTCACGTTCCGGCTGCCGCTCGACGCCTCACAGCTGACGCTGCCGCCCGAAGACGAGGGCGCCGTCGGTGACGGTTCCGGTGAGGAGGGCGGCGCGCGATGACCGCACGCAAGGCAGGACGGCGTCACGCGGTGCTGGGTGCGGCGGTTCTCGCCGTGCTGCTCGCCGGGTGCGGGATCAGGCCTACGGAGGTGCCGACGGACTTCGGGGCCGCGCCGTCACGGGTGCCGTGCACGCTGTCGGGGCCCGGTCTGGAGACGCGCTCGGGCGGCGAGTTCGCCGTGCAGGTGTATCTGGTCTGTACGTCGCAGCTGGTGAGCGTCGACCGGTCGGTGACCCTGCCGAAGGGGCGGGGCGCCTCGGACCGGGTGAGGCTCGCGCAGGCGCTGCTCGACGAGCTGGAGCAGTCTCCGGGCGGCGCCGAGCGGCAGGCGGGGTACACGACGGACGTCCGTCCCGGGATGACCGTCTCGGGGCCGGGCAAGGGTGACCCGGACGACGCGCTGCGGCTGAGCGTCCCGCCGGACGACCTCTCGCCGTACGCACTGGCCCAGATCGTGTGTACGTATGCGAACGGCGGGGCCA encodes the following:
- a CDS encoding uridine kinase family protein — encoded protein: MSSHPSIPTRVVLLAGPSGSGKSSFASRSGLPVLCLDDFYKESDDPTLPQVPGSSDIDWDSPRSWDTEVAVAAIAELCRTGRTRVPVYDIATSSRVGEETLDIERTPLFIAEGIFAADIVERCRDLGLLADALCLRGRPSTTFRRRLLRDLREGRKSVPFLLRRGWRLMRAERGIVARQTALGAHACGKEEALGRLAAAAAGRCVKARAEA
- a CDS encoding SigE family RNA polymerase sigma factor; this translates as MNTLHSTTTGAVVTRLHDALVRSPGSGKHELSGAVSGRGCARGTGRQHTAYMTVVDANQAVSDGGAAYGEESGERKKSLSEAEFTAYVQERRASLYATAYHLTGDRFEAEDLLQSALFSTYRAWDRISDKAAVGGYLRRTMTNLHISAWRRRKLNEYPTEELPETAGDTDAMRGTELRAVLWQALARLPETQRTMLVLRYYEGRTDPEIADILDISVGTVKSSIWRSLRRLREDEVLSFGRDLEESFGELVA
- the afsQ1 gene encoding two-component system response regulator AfsQ1, which gives rise to MPSLLLIEDDDAIRTALELSLTRQGHRVATAATGEDGLKLLREQRPDLIVLDVMLPGIDGFEVCRRIRRTDQLPIILLTARSDDIDVVVGLESGADDYVVKPVQGRVLDARIRAVLRRGEREANDAASFGSLVIDRAAMTVTKNGEDLQLTPTELRLLLELSRRPGQALSRQQLLRLVWEHDYLGDSRLVDACVQRLRAKVEDVPSSPTLIRTVRGVGYRLDTPQ
- a CDS encoding HAMP domain-containing sensor histidine kinase, which produces MSDAHDRLRGWAAAKKAILAGLRFTSLRLRLVVVFALVALTAAVSASGIAYWLNREAVLTRAQDAALSDFQQEMQNRAAALPEHPTQGELQHAANLMASSSQHFSVLLISDDKDGRRIAGNSDLDAITLDEVPRSLRDAVNREQPLTDGNKHPYHLYWQRIVSNDTPYLVGGARVIDGGPTGYMLKSLEPEAKDLNSLAWSLGIATALALVGSALLAQAAATTVLKPVHRLGRAARRLGEGKLDTRLRVSGTDELADLSRTFNRTAENLEKKVADMSAREEASRRFVADMSHELRTPLTAITAVTEVLEEELDAETGSVDPMIEPAVRLVVSETRRLNDLVENLMEVTRFDAGTARLVLDHVDIADQITACIDARAWLDAVDLDAERGIMARIDPRRLDVIMANLIGNALKHGGSPVRVSVRLADSALVIEVRDHGPGIPQDVLPHVFDRFYKASASRPRSEGSGLGLSIALENAHIHGGEITAANSPEGGAVFTFRLPLDASQLTLPPEDEGAVGDGSGEEGGAR